The following proteins are co-located in the Psilocybe cubensis strain MGC-MH-2018 chromosome 5, whole genome shotgun sequence genome:
- a CDS encoding Pathogenesis-related protein 1A/1B — MFSRNFVLAFALAVASQVVADHQFTFKNNCGSNVSPKIANVNCGYSPRCSTPGSGGVPNPAISYTGPQPNTLGPGKSQTLTINRQWNGRIFNQNGHCGASGENCSMGEFNLDTGNQFTAQAYDISNIQGFTQSMQIAVNGCNTVTCTNVNCGCANAYPPGDLSGCGNDSPVRGCSAGDHQWTVTFCP; from the exons TCGTGGCAGACCACCAAT TCACTTTCAAGAACAACTGTGGATCCAACGTCTCTCCTAAAATTGCCAATGTAAACTGTGGCTACTCACCTCGTTGCAGTACACCTGGATCCGGTGGTGTG CCTAACCCTGCCATCTCCTACACTGGCCCCCAGCCTAACACTTTGGGCCCTGGCAAATCCCAGACGCTTACAATCAACCGTCAG TGGAACGGACGCATTTTCAACCAAAACGGCCACTGTGGCGCAAGCGGTGAGAACTGCAGCATGGGCGAGTTCAACCTTGACACCGGCAATCAATTCACCGCTCAG GCGTATGATATCTCGAACATCCAGGGCTTCACCCAGTCCATGCAGATCGCCGTCAACGGATGCAACACCGTCACCTGCACCAATGTCAACTGCGGCTGCGCCAACGCCTACCCCCCAGGT GATCTCAGCGGATGTGGCAACGACTCCCCCGTTCGGGGATGCTCCGCTGGCGATCACCAGTGGACCGTCACTTTCTGCCCTTGA
- a CDS encoding Eukaryotic translation initiation factor 6, protein MATRLQFENHSDIGVFAKLTNSYCLAAIQGSTNFYSAFESELGDVIPIVHTSIGGTRIIGRLTAGNRHGLLVPSSTTDQELQHLRNSLPDAVAIQRVEERLSALGNVIACNDYVALVHPDVDRETEEIIADVLKVEVFRQTIADNVLVGSYCAITNQGGLVHPLTSIQDQDELSSLLQIPLVAGTVNRGSDVIGAGLIVNDWCAFTGLETTATEISVIEAAFKLQGQDSTAVIGEMRDSLIDNWA, encoded by the exons atggcTACCC GTCTTCAGTTTGAGAACCACTCCGACATCGGCGTATTCGCCAAATTGACAAACAGCTACTGCCTGGCTGCAATCCAGGGCAGCACCAACTTTTACTCTGCGTTCGAGAGTGAGCTCGGGGATGTCATTCCCATCGTACACACCAGCATTGGCGGAACACGGATTATCGGTCGTCTCACCGCAG GAAACAGACATGGCCTCCTTGTACCCTCATCAACGACCGACCAAGAGCTACAACATTTGCGCAACTCACTCCCAGACGCTGTCGCCATCCAGCGCGTCGAGGAACGGCTTTCCGCGCTCGGAAACGTCATCGCCTGCAATGACTATGTAGCGCTCGTACACCCCGACGTCGACCGTGAGACGGAGGAGATCATCGCGGACGTGCTCAAAGTCGAGGTGTTCCGTCAAACGATCGCGGACAACGTGCTTGTGGGGAGCTACTGCGCGATTACGAATCAGGGCGGCCTTGTGCACCCTCTGACGAGTATACAGGACCAGGATGAGCTGAGCAGCTTGTTGCAGATACCTCTGGTG GCTGGAACTGTGAATCGCGGTTCAGATGTCATTGGTGCAGGTCTGATAGTCAACGATTGGTGTGCGTTCACTGGTCTAGAGACAACAGCAACAGAGATAAGCGTGATCGAAGCCGCTTTCA AACTCCAAGGCCAGGACTCTACCGCCGTCATCGGCGAGATGCGCGACTCCCTCATCGACAACTGGGCATAA
- a CDS encoding Protein arginine methyltransferase NDUFAF7, mitochondrial has protein sequence MALTRICWRLSPPVRLLRRTVKVNTRWNSTLVPNTEAGNVAPTTKHTKIEKIILDHIKTTGPISFATYMQLCLSHPTDGYYMNPEHKVFGSGGDFITSPEISQTFGELVALWLLQEFRKSGKDVPLRLVELGPGKGTLMGDILRVVRKFEPHKQINVHLVETSPTMRALQKNHLSDTPGVHIHWHNSINELVPSASEYTMLVAHEFFDALPVHVLQKSKDTGVWHEVLIASTEEVDRAQSQSQSHASESETPASPTSDVPAAFSTATTETPPPPSPSSSSSSSPTTESITPPPLSTPPQPPTPSSPYPLRRVLASKPSSASTVLGLSSPRFSELSAGSLLEVSPTSYRVARKVGELLATGTSNDGTNEVESGKENPIGGCGLIIDYGGASAYGDSLRAFKNHAIVDVFHEPGQCDITANVDFAFLREAMADIVTPLGPIPQGVFLARMGLGLRLRTLLQAASTEERRQEIHSAAMRLIDPKGMGGEYKVLGITSGVSKGVEEPWPFVVGEAKEQK, from the exons ATGGCTCTGACTCGGATATGTTGGCGTCTATCACCCCCGGTACGGTTACTTCGGAGGACAGTAAAAGTTAACACGCGATGGAACTCCACCCTCGTTCCCAACACCGAGGCCGGGAACGTCGCACCCACCACTAAACATACCAAAATCGAGAAAATAATCCTCGACCACATCAAG ACTACGGGGCCGATTTCATTCGCCACGTATATGCAACTATGCCTGTCGCATCCTACAGACGGGTACTATATGAACCCTGAACATAAAGTCTTTGGCTCCGGAGGGGACTTTATTACCAGCCCAGAAATCAGTCAGACTTTTGGAGAG CTAGTTGCACTTTGGCTACTGCAGGAGTTTAGGAAGAGTGGGAAGGATGTCCCGCTGCGCCTCGTTGAACTGGGACCGGGGAAAGGAACACTCATGGGTGATATCTTGAGG GTCGTCCGGAAGTTCGAACCGCACAAACAAATCAATGTGCACCTAGTCGAAACGAGTCCTACCATGCGAGCGCTACAAAAAAACCATCTTTCCGACACTCCTGGCGTACACATTCACTGGCACAACTCCATCAACGAGTTGGTGCCCAGCGCGTCAGAGTACACCATGCTCGTCGCGCACGAATTTTTTGACGCGTTGCCAGTGCATGTCCTTCAG AAATCAAAAGACACAGGCGTGTGGCATGAAGTCTTGATCGCGTCAACTGAAGAAGTGGACAGGGCTCAATCTCAGTCTCAATCTCATGCCTCCGAATCTGAAACACCTGCCTCCCCCACCTCTGATGTACCTGCAGCTTTCTCAACCGCTACAACGGAaactcctccccctccctccccttcatcgtcatcatcgtcgtctccAACAACAGAAAGTATAACACCGCCTCCACTATCGACACCGCCCCAGCCGCCCACGCCATCTTCACCGTATCCCCTCCGGCGGGTTCTTGCGTCGAAGCCCTCTTCCGCCAGCACAGTACTCGGTCTTTCATCCCCCCGGTTCAGTGAGCTTTCCGCGGGGTCGTTATTGGAGGTGTCACCAACGTCGTACAGAGTCGCAAGGAAGGTTGGAGAGCTGCTGGCCACTGGTACAAGTAACGACGGGACAAATGAAGTAGAGAGTGGTAAAGAAAATCCTATAGGTGGGTGTGGACTGATCATTGACTATGGAGGCGCATCCGCCTATGGTGACTCCCTGCGG GCGTTCAAGAACCATGCGATTGTCGATGTATTCCATGAACCTGGGCAATGTGATATAACCGCAAACGTCGATTTCGCGTTTCTGCGAGAGGCAATGGCTGACATCG TGACCCCTCTTGGTCCTATTCCGCAAGGCGTCTTCCTAGCACGCATGGGCCTCGGTCTGCGTCTGCGCACATTGTTGCAGGCCGCGAGCACAGAAGAGCGGAGGCAGGAAATACATTCTGCAGCGATGCGACTGATTGATCCCAAGGGAATGGGTGGAGAGTACAAGGTCCTTGGAATCACGAGTGGCGTGTCAAAAGGTGTCGAAGAGCCATGGCCGTTTGTCGTGGGTGAAGCAAAAGAACAGAAGTAG
- a CDS encoding Protein FRA10AC1-like protein (Protein FRA10AC1 homolog) — translation MSLYPSSSRKIETPPVGITEFEILKASHRFLRDEDEKPSTWDEKLAEKYYSNLYREFAVCDLKHYKSGNFALRWRTEDEVLSGYGETTCGNTRCTRHFKADDNSPLTTLELPFAYAEHGETKSALVKVVLCSKCVKKLMWKRLQEKEKAQNGKGKEKEQGLEDGQETAEAERSTQEGERSVRDIKKEDDGQEKSDFTRHSDSEERRKKKRSRPHDEEGRFEENDSKRTRRHGHRSSRRESRSRSPQRPSHNRSHTERKEKSSHKTGRSSS, via the exons ATGTCTTTATACCCGAGTAGCTCGCGCAAAATAGAAACACCTCCTGTTGGAATAACTGAATTTGAAATTCTAAAAGCATCCCACAG ATTTTTAAGagacgaagatgagaaaCCTTCAACATGGGACGAGAAACTCGCGGAGAAGTACTACTCGAACCTATACCGTGAGTTCGCCGTGTGCGATTTGAAGCACTACAAGTCCGGCAAT TTTGCACTTCGATGGCGCACCGAAGATGAGGTGCTCTCAGGCTATGGAGAAACAACCTGTGGCAATACTCGGTGCACCCGCCATTTTAAAGCCGACGACAATTCTCCCCTCACCACGCTGGAACTCCCGTTTGCGTACGCGGAGCATGGGGAGACAAAGTCTGCACTAGTCAAAGTCGTGCTGTGTTCAAAGTGTGTGAAAAAGTTGATGTGGAAGAGGCTgcaggaaaaggagaaggcaCAAAATGGAAAGGGTAAAGAGAAGGAGCAGGGCCTAGAGGACGGTCAGGAGACAGCGGAAGCTGAGAGAAGCACACAAGAGGGTGAAAGGTCCGTGCGTGATATCAAAAAAGAGGACGATGGTCAGGAGAAAAGTGACTTTACGCGTCATTCTGACTCGGAAGAgcgaagaaaaaagaagaggtcGCGGCCTCACGACGAGGAGGGCCGCTTCGAAGAAAATGATAGTAAACGCACCCGACGCCATGGCCATAGGTCATCTCGAAGAGAATCCCGATCTCGATCCCCACAACGTCCAAGTCATAACAGGAGTCATactgaaagaaaagaaaagtcCAGTCATAAAACTGGTCGTTCCTCATCATAA